Proteins encoded together in one Cicer arietinum cultivar CDC Frontier isolate Library 1 chromosome 4, Cicar.CDCFrontier_v2.0, whole genome shotgun sequence window:
- the LOC101505107 gene encoding U-box domain-containing protein 9-like, producing MENEEKKKKKTFALMKEKLKEVVNSIVEGDDFTLHAADEAITALSVLRDFKCSSASFSSKFDLLSFPVPVSVPPQFRCPISGHIMTDPVILANGQTYDRPFIQRWLNEVHKICPQTQHVLSHSILSPNYLVYDMISRWCKDQGIELPMPVGDIENGQVTEAHKYRLRLLLHKLSLSTLDQKEAAREIRMLANRMPSFRTLFGDSEVIQKLLIPLSPGVDCVDPELHEDLITSVLNLSINDNNKRVFAEDEKLMSFIIDSLKSGTIQTRSNAAAAIFSLSAVDINKHIIGKTGAIKYLVDLLEKGHPSTMKDAASAIFNLCIAQENKARTVREGAVQVILSKIIMDHVLVDEFLALLALLSSHSKAIQALGSHGAVPFFMDILRDSSVSDRSKENCVAILYIIFFNDKTKRKEIKNDEIVNGTLATLAQCGTSRAKRKACGILDRLKLSQSSKHTT from the exons ATGGAAAacgaagagaagaagaagaagaaaacattTGCGTTGATGAAGGAAAAGTTGAAGGAAGTTGTCAATAGTATTGTTGAAGGAGATGACTTCACTCTTCACGCTGCGGATGAAGCTATCACTGCTCTTTCTGTTCTCAGGGACTTCAAATGCAGCAGCgcttctttttcttctaaattcGACCTTTTGTCTTTTCCTGTTCCTGTTTCTGTTCCTCCACAGTTTCGATGCCCCATCTCAGGTCACATTATGACTGATCCTGTTATCTTGGCCAATGGACAG ACTTATGATAGACCATTCATTCAGAGATGGCTGAATGAAGTCCACAAAATTTGTCCTCAAACTCAACATGTCCTCTCTCACTCCATTCTTTCTCCTAATTATTTAGTCTATGACATGATCTCAAGGTGGTGTAAGGACCAAGGAATTGAGCTACCAATGCCTGTTGGGGACATTGAAAATGGACAAGTAACAGAAGCACACAAATATCGTCTGCGTTTGCTGCTTCACAAACTTTCATTATCTACATTGGATCAAAAAGAAGCCGCGAGAGAGATTCGTATGTTAGCGAACCGAATGCCATCGTTTCGAACACTCTTTGGTGACTCAGAGGTGATTCAAAAATTGCTCATTCCGTTATCGCCTGGTGTTGATTGTGTCGATCCAGAACTGCACGAGGACTTGATCACATCTGTTCTAAATCTCTCAATCAATGATAACAACAAGAGAGTTTTCGCAGAGGACGAAAAGCTTATGTCATTTATCATTGATTCATTGAAATCAGGAACAATTCAAACGAGAAGCAACGCTGCAGCAGCTATTTTCTCGTTATCAGCTGTTGATATCAACAAACACATCATTGGAAAAACTGGTGCTATCAAGTATTTGGTTGATCTTTTAGAAAAGGGACACCCATCAACAATGAAAGATGCTGCTTCAGCTATATTCAATCTATGTATTGCACAAGAGAATAAAGCGAGGACAGTTCGAGAAGGTGCGGTTCAGGTTATTCTAAGCAAGATCATCATGGACCATGTTCTGGTTGACGAGTTTTTAGCTCTATTGGCACTTCTGTCTAGCCATTCCAAAGCTATTCAAGCGTTGGGAAGTCACGGTGCCGTCCCTTTCTTTATGGATATTTTAAGAGATAGCAGCGTTTCGGATCGAAGCAAGGAGAACTGTGTTGCAATCTTGtacataatatttttcaatgataAAACAAAGAGgaaggaaataaaaaatgatgaaatagTTAATGGTACACTAGCTACGCTTGCGCAATGTGGAACTTCAAGAGCTAAGAGGAAAGCTTGTGGTATTCTTGATAGGCTCAAGTTATCTCAGTCCTCAAAGCACACTACTTGA